Below is a genomic region from Staphylococcus carnosus.
AATATGATATCCTCTTACAGTTTTACGTAAGATAATCGGCTGCAATACGCCATGTTCACTTATAGACGCAGCTAAATCTTCTAATTTAGTTTCTTCAAAATGTTTGCGCGGCTGATAGGGATTTGGACGAATGTCTTCGAGTGAAATCTCTTCAACTTGCGCTTGCTGGTCATGTATATCATCAGACATATCGCAACCCACCTTTCTCATCAATACTCCTCTCCTATTGTAAAAAAAATACGGTCTTCAATAAAGCAATTTTTCTTATTCTTGTTAAAAAGAGTGCGCTGAATCGTCACACTGAAATAAAAAAATTCAAAAAATTTAAATTTCTTAAATCGCTTGGTGCTGTAGGGCTCCAAGTGTATCCAAAAATCTTTTTTATGCATTATTCTGAAAATTCTGTTGACAAACTGATAAAGTGCAATATACAATGTGGTCATCAACAAAAAACAAATCTTTTTACACTAAGTTGAACAATTGAATATCGTTCCTAAACACGATAATAAGGAAAGTAGAACTTACACTGCTGGCACAGAGAGCCTCTGACCGCTGAAAGGAGGCGCAGAAAGAAAGTTTGAAAATGGCCTTGGAGTGGTGGTGTCGATATGAGGCATCAACGGGGGCGCCCGTTACAGCGCTACAGTATTAACATTTTTGCACAATGGCGTACTGGATGACGAAACGTTATTTTAAATCATACAGCAACTAGCTGATTATTATAATAGCGGGCCTTTATTTCAGTATTGGAGCCATAGACAGATTTAGCGTACTGGAAGAGGTTGCTTTAGCAATAAAGCAGCGAATTAAGGTGGTACCGCGAAGCACAAGCTTTCGTCCTTTACATCCGATTCATTTCGGGTTTAAAGGACGGAAGCTTTTTTTCGTGGTCAGCTTCCCTCCTTAGTTCCAGAACTTCCGCAGCCAAAAGCAATCTCAATAACTAAAGGAGTGTTTATTTATGTCACTATCATCAGAAACAAATTTAATCAAGCACCATCAATTCCCGCACATTTTAGCAGCCAACCCGCCATTATACGATTCTTCAACTTTCCCAACAGAATTAATCGGATCAGAAGTATCGTACGATTATGCAAGATCAGGTCATCCGAATCGTGAAGTACTTGAAGAAAAAATTGCAGCATTAGAAAATGCAGATTATGGTATTGCCTACAACTCAGGCATCGGCGCAATCTCAGCAGTTTTCTTCTTACTAGAAAGCGGAGATCATCTTATCATCCCTAATGACGTTTACGGCGGAACGTACCGTTTATGTACACAGTTTTTACCAGGATTAAATATTGAAGTGACAACTGTAGATACCACAAAACCTGAAGAAGTGGAAAAAGCGATTAAAGAAAACACAAAGCTGATCCATATTGAAACACCATCAAATCCATTATTTAAAGTGACAGATATCAAAGCTATTGCTGATGTAGCAAAAGCACATAACTTATTATTATCTGTCGATAATACTTTCTTAACACCGTTATCACAAAAACCATTAGAATTAGGCGCTGATATTGTAAGCCATAGTGCTACTAAATTCTTAAGCGGACATAGCGATTTAATCGCAGGGATCGTGGTAACTAACAATGCAGAAGTAGCAGAACAGTTAAGATTTATTCAAAATACGTTAGGCAGTGGATTATCAGCACAAGACAGCTGGACACTGACAAAACATCTAAAAACATTGCATGTACGTTGGAATCAATCCGTACAAAACACACAAAAAATTATTGAATTCTTAAAAACACGTCCTGAAATCACAGAAGTTTATTACCCAGGAAATGATGAAATCAATAAAAAACAAGCTGAAAATGGCGGTGCGGTTTTAAGTTTCCGTTTAAGCGACCCTGAAAAAGTACCTGAGTTCGCAAGAGCATTGAAAATACCTCAAATCGCAGTCAGCTTAGGCGGTATTCAAACAATTGTTTCTCATCCAGCCACAATGTCACATGCTTCAGTTCCTGAAGATGTACGAAACGAACGCGGTATTACGTTTGATTTATTAAGATTAAGTGTTGGATTAGAAGACCCTGACGAATTGATTGCAGATTTTGAAGCAGCATTGGAGGAAACATACTATGAGCCGATTTCTACAAACTTTGAAAGAGAACGTCTTAGTAGCTGACGGTGCAATAGGAACGATTCTTTACTCCGAAGGGATCGATACTTGTCCCGAAGCTTACAACATAACACACCCGAAAAAAATCGAACAAATCCATCGTTCTTACATTCAAGCAGGTGCTGATGTCATTCAAACCAACACTTACGGTGCAAACTTTGAAAAACTCCAAACATTCGGATTGGAGCATCAAGTGAAAGACATTACACGAGCTGCTGTAAGAATTGCTAAAAAAGCAGCCAATGAAGACACCTTTATTTTAGGTACTGTAGGTGGATTCAAAGGCGTAAAACAAAATGAATTATCGCTTTCAACAATTCTTTATCATACAGACATTCAAATTGATACACTCATTGATGAAGGTGTGGATGCGTTATTATTTGAAACTTACTATGATTTAAACGAGCTCTTGCAGGTCATCAGAGCGACAAAGAAAAAATACGATATACCCGTTATCGCACAACTTACCGCTTCTAATACCAATTATCTGCAAGATGGTACTGAAATTAATGAAGCACTCAAACAAGTGGAAGCAGAAGGTGCGGACGTCATCGGTCTGAATTGCCATCACGGTCCGCATCATATGCAACAATCTTTTACACATATAGAACTTCCGCAACATGCATTATTATCGTGTTATCCAAATGCAAGCTTACTTGATTTTGAAAACTCTTCTATCAAGTATAGCGATAATGCATCATACTTTGGAAAAATTGCGAAGTCGCTTGTAAAAGAAGGTGTTCACTTGATCGGTGGTTGCTGCGGTACTACACCAGAACATATTCATTATATAAAAGAAGCCGTCGAAGGTTTAGAACCGATTAATGAGAAGAAAGTGATTCCAATCAGACGCAAAAGCAATCACCCTTCCATTCCGGTTCAAAAAGATAACTTAACTACAAAAGTAAAATCAGGTCCTACTGTCATCGTAGAACTTGATACACCGAAACACTTAGATACAACAAAATTTTTTGTTAATGTCACAAAACTTGATAAAGCCAATGTAGATGCGATTACCTTAGCTGACAATTCTTTAGCCACAGTACGTGTCAGCAATATCGCCGCAGCAAGCATTATCAAACAAAATTATAATATCGAACCTTTAGTGCATATCACATGCCGAGACAGAAACTTAATCGGACTACAATCCCACTTATTAGGTTTATCACTGTTAGGCATCAACGAAATCTTAGCAATTACAGGCGATCCTTCAAAAGTCGGTCACCTGCCAGGTGCTAATAATGTATACGATGTGAACTCTAAAGGATTAACAGAATTAGCTGTTCGGTTCAATCAAGGATTGAACATCGACGGCGGTGCATTAAAAACAACTACTAATTTCAATATCGCTGGCGCATTCAATCCGAATGTTCGAAAAATGGAAGCAGCCGTTCGACGTTTGGATAAGAAATTAGACAGTGGGATGAATTACTTTATCACCCAACCCGTTTATACGGTTGAAAAGATTCAAGAAATCGCTGAAAAAACAGCACATTTAGACTCACCATTCTTTATCGGTATTATGCCGATTACAAGTTATAGGAACGCACAATTTTTACACAATGAAGTACCTGGTATCACCTTACCAGAAGATGTATTAGAGCAATTTGAAGCAGTTAAAGACGATAAACAAAAAACAAAAGAATTGAGCTTACGCATTTGCAGAAAATTAGTAGATGAGGTCACAAAACACTTTAATGGCTTATACCTCATCACACCATTTGAACAAGTAGATTATTCACTAGAACTTGCAACTTATTTTAAAACTAAAACTGAAAATAACCAGGAGGCAATAATATGACAATTAAAACAGCTAATATCGGATTCCCACGTTTAGGACGCAAAAGAGAATGGAAGAAAGCAATCGAAAGTTATTGGGCAGGCAAAACAAATTATGATGAATTAACAACAACATTAAACGACTTGCATAAAGAAAACCTTTTATTACAAAAGAACTATAATATCGACAGTGTACCTGTTGGAGATTTCTCATTATATGATCATGTGCTAGATACATCGTTATTATTCAACATCATCCCAGAACGTTTCCAAGGTCAAGAAGTGAATGACGACTTACTATTTGATATCGCACGTGGTACAAAAGAACATGTCGCAAGTGCTTTAATCAAATGGTTCAACACAAACTATCACTATATCGTACCTGAATGGGATAATGCAGAACCAAAATTAAATCGCAATGTATTACTTGAAAGATTCCAATTTGCACAACAACTTAATGTCCCTGCACATCCTGTCATTTTAGGGCCTGTATCATTTGTACAATTATCACGTGGCGGCGATCAATCATTTGAAGAAAAAGTAGAAACTTTACTGCCATTATACAAAGAAGTCTTACAATCATTAGTAGATGCTGGTGCTGAATATATTCAAATTGATGAGCCTGTACTTGTTACAGATAACGCAAAAGAATTAGAAGATATTACTCGCCATGTATATGACTACTTCGAAAAAGCAGGTTTAGCAGACAAATTAGTTATCCAAACTTACTTCGAACATGTAGATTTAGAGTTTGTGAACAGCTTGCCGGTTAAAGGCTTTGGTTTAGACTTCGTTCATGACCGCGGTGTGAACTTACAACAAATCAGAGATGGTAAATTATCTAAAGATAAAGCGTTATATGCTGGTATTATCGATGGCCGTAACGTATGGGCTGCAGATATCGAAGCTAAAAAAGATTTAATCGAAGAATTACAACAATATACAGATGAGTTAGTCATCCAACCGTCTTCTTCTTTACTTCATGTGCCAGTTTCATTAGATGATGAAGTGTTAGATGAAACAATCGAAGAAGGTTTAAGCTTTGCGACTGAAAAATTAGATGAATTAGATGCTTTAAAACGTCTTATCAATAATGGAGATGCAGAGAAATACGATCAATTGAAAGCACAATATGAACGTTTCCAAAATCAAGCATTCAAAAATCTTGAATATGATTTTGACAGCGTACGTACACATCGTGAATCAGCATTCCCTGAACGTAAAAAAGTTCAAGATGCACGCTTAAAATTACCTGAGCTGCCAACAACAACAATCGGTTCATTCCCACAAACTAAAGAAGTACGTAAGAAACGTGCAGATTGGAAAAATCATCGTATCAGCGATGAAGAGTACAACCAATTCTTACGTGATGAAATTGCACGCTGGATTCAAATCCAAGAAGATATCAGCTTAGATGTCTTTGTACATGGTGAATTCGAGCGTAACGACATGGTTGAATTCTTTGGTGAAAGATTGCAAGGCTTCTTAGTTACTAAATACGGATGGGTACAATCTTATGGTTCTCGTGCTGTTAAGCCGCCTGTTATCTACGGAGATGTTAAATGGACAAAACCAATCACAGTGGAAGAAACAGCTTATGCACAAAGCTTAACGGACCACCCAGTAAAAGGTATGCTGACAGGTCCAGTTACAATCTTAAACTGGTCATTTGAACGTGTTGATATTCCACGCCAAGAAGTACAAGATCAAATCGCTTTAGCGATTAATGAAGAAGTATTAGCATTAGAAGATGCTGGTATCAAAGTTATCCAAGTAGATGAACCAGCATTACGTGAAGGTTTGCCGCTTCGCAAAGAATATCATGAAGAGTACTTGAAACAAGCATTGCGTTCATTCAGATTAGCAACATCATCAGTGGCAGATGCTACGCAAATCCATACGCATATGTGCTATTCTCAATTCGGCGAAATCATTCATACTATCCACGATTTAGATGCAGATGTTATCTCAATCGAAACGTCTCGAAGCCATGGTGCTTTAATTAAAGACTTTGAGGATATTACGTATGATTTAGGTATCGGATTAGGTGTATATGATATCCACAGTCCACGTATCCCGACTGAAGAAGAAATCACAGTCGCAATTAACCGCGGATTGAAAGAAATCGACCGTTCATTATTCTGGGTAAACCCAGATTGCGGCTTGAAAACACGTAATGAAGATCAAGTAAAAGAAGCATTATCTGTCTTAGTATCAGCAGTTAAAAAATTACGTCAAGAACAAGGTCAAGAAACAGCATAAGCCAAAAGAAATTGAGTATGGCAGTAACATGATTAGGTCTCTCCTTCCCCTAATCATGCTGCTCAACTCAATAACTTGAGATTTATCCCGCCGATTTATCTCTTAAAAACCACTTTTCTTTTAAGTATTTATTATTTTTAACAATAACAACAATTGCAGTAGCAGCGAGGTGTTTACGATGAGTTATCCTTTATGGGATCAGCTGAAAGCTTTGAAAGAAAATAAATGGGTCGATTTGACGCATACATTTGATTCAAAGAGTCCACATTTCAGCGCATTAGAAGAAGCATATATCGATACAATCAGTACGGTACCTGAAGATGGGTTTTTCGTCCAAAGATGGAGTGTTGCGACACAATATGGCACCCATATTGATGCACCTATCCATTTTGTGGAACATAAACGCTATTTACATGAGCTCGATTTAAAAGAACTTGTATTGCCCCTTATCGTGCTTGATTACTCTAAAGAAGTAGCGGAAAATCCTGATTTTCGCCTTACACGCCAAGATTTATTAGAATGGGAAGACCAGCACGGCCGCATCGAACCCGATTCATTCGTTGCGTTCCGCAGTGATTGGTCAAAACGCTGGCCGAACGTTGAACAATTTGAGAATAAAGATGCTGAAGGCAATCCTCACGCTCCTGGATGGGCATTAGACGCATTACAATTCTTACTTGAAGAACGCGGCGTTAAATCAGTAGGACATGAAACTTTTGATACAGATGCTTCTGTTGATGTCGCAAAACACGGCGACTTAATCGGAGAGCGTTATGTATTAGGTCAAGATACATTCCAAATCGAATTGTTAACAAATCTCGATCAACTCCCTGAAAGAGGGGCAGTGATTTATACAATCAGCCCTAAACCTGCAGATGCGCCTGGATTCCCTGTCCGTGCATTTGCAATCACTCCAGAAAAGCAGTAATGGACAAGCGATCATCTATTAAACTGCAGCCATTATGAGTGAAACGATTAAAATAAACATATCGGCTACATGCCCTGGGTCCACAGGAATTGGGGCATGAATCGCCATTGTTCTTAAACCCGATTAAGAACATTCTTTTCATTATCTGGTATATATCTTCACCCGATAAGGATATATACTGAATTTCATTTATTGCCACTTCCCGATAAACGGCAATAACCTAACTCCTTTTACTAATTATAAAAAGAAGACACTGGATATATGGCAGCACCTCCCACCACCCCGTGTGTGTTGTAGCCGTATATCCAGTGTTCTATTTTTTTGAAGATTATTCCTAAAATTTATATATAGTAAAATAATGAGAGATGAAACAACTTTTGTTGTCTCACCTCTCATTTTTTTCGTTGTGCTTTTGTAACTTTCAAAGTGATTTACACAGTAACTTTAACAGTCGCTGCTTATTTATTGTTAAAGAAAGACAATAAATAATAGTCGATTATGCACCCAACATAATCGACTATTTCAATAAGCCTAAGGTAGAATATGGCTCAGACCATACGCCTAACATTTTTACACTCAGTCTTCTTTACCAGGACGTCTGAATGTTTTTTATTACACCTGCATAATAGCATCTTTTGTAACTTCTTAGAATTATAATATGTGGCTGAACTGCCTAAA
It encodes:
- a CDS encoding bifunctional homocysteine S-methyltransferase/methylenetetrahydrofolate reductase, which translates into the protein MSRFLQTLKENVLVADGAIGTILYSEGIDTCPEAYNITHPKKIEQIHRSYIQAGADVIQTNTYGANFEKLQTFGLEHQVKDITRAAVRIAKKAANEDTFILGTVGGFKGVKQNELSLSTILYHTDIQIDTLIDEGVDALLFETYYDLNELLQVIRATKKKYDIPVIAQLTASNTNYLQDGTEINEALKQVEAEGADVIGLNCHHGPHHMQQSFTHIELPQHALLSCYPNASLLDFENSSIKYSDNASYFGKIAKSLVKEGVHLIGGCCGTTPEHIHYIKEAVEGLEPINEKKVIPIRRKSNHPSIPVQKDNLTTKVKSGPTVIVELDTPKHLDTTKFFVNVTKLDKANVDAITLADNSLATVRVSNIAAASIIKQNYNIEPLVHITCRDRNLIGLQSHLLGLSLLGINEILAITGDPSKVGHLPGANNVYDVNSKGLTELAVRFNQGLNIDGGALKTTTNFNIAGAFNPNVRKMEAAVRRLDKKLDSGMNYFITQPVYTVEKIQEIAEKTAHLDSPFFIGIMPITSYRNAQFLHNEVPGITLPEDVLEQFEAVKDDKQKTKELSLRICRKLVDEVTKHFNGLYLITPFEQVDYSLELATYFKTKTENNQEAII
- a CDS encoding cyclase family protein; this encodes MSYPLWDQLKALKENKWVDLTHTFDSKSPHFSALEEAYIDTISTVPEDGFFVQRWSVATQYGTHIDAPIHFVEHKRYLHELDLKELVLPLIVLDYSKEVAENPDFRLTRQDLLEWEDQHGRIEPDSFVAFRSDWSKRWPNVEQFENKDAEGNPHAPGWALDALQFLLEERGVKSVGHETFDTDASVDVAKHGDLIGERYVLGQDTFQIELLTNLDQLPERGAVIYTISPKPADAPGFPVRAFAITPEKQ
- a CDS encoding trans-sulfuration enzyme family protein, whose product is MSLSSETNLIKHHQFPHILAANPPLYDSSTFPTELIGSEVSYDYARSGHPNREVLEEKIAALENADYGIAYNSGIGAISAVFFLLESGDHLIIPNDVYGGTYRLCTQFLPGLNIEVTTVDTTKPEEVEKAIKENTKLIHIETPSNPLFKVTDIKAIADVAKAHNLLLSVDNTFLTPLSQKPLELGADIVSHSATKFLSGHSDLIAGIVVTNNAEVAEQLRFIQNTLGSGLSAQDSWTLTKHLKTLHVRWNQSVQNTQKIIEFLKTRPEITEVYYPGNDEINKKQAENGGAVLSFRLSDPEKVPEFARALKIPQIAVSLGGIQTIVSHPATMSHASVPEDVRNERGITFDLLRLSVGLEDPDELIADFEAALEETYYEPISTNFERERLSS
- the metE gene encoding 5-methyltetrahydropteroyltriglutamate--homocysteine S-methyltransferase; translation: MTIKTANIGFPRLGRKREWKKAIESYWAGKTNYDELTTTLNDLHKENLLLQKNYNIDSVPVGDFSLYDHVLDTSLLFNIIPERFQGQEVNDDLLFDIARGTKEHVASALIKWFNTNYHYIVPEWDNAEPKLNRNVLLERFQFAQQLNVPAHPVILGPVSFVQLSRGGDQSFEEKVETLLPLYKEVLQSLVDAGAEYIQIDEPVLVTDNAKELEDITRHVYDYFEKAGLADKLVIQTYFEHVDLEFVNSLPVKGFGLDFVHDRGVNLQQIRDGKLSKDKALYAGIIDGRNVWAADIEAKKDLIEELQQYTDELVIQPSSSLLHVPVSLDDEVLDETIEEGLSFATEKLDELDALKRLINNGDAEKYDQLKAQYERFQNQAFKNLEYDFDSVRTHRESAFPERKKVQDARLKLPELPTTTIGSFPQTKEVRKKRADWKNHRISDEEYNQFLRDEIARWIQIQEDISLDVFVHGEFERNDMVEFFGERLQGFLVTKYGWVQSYGSRAVKPPVIYGDVKWTKPITVEETAYAQSLTDHPVKGMLTGPVTILNWSFERVDIPRQEVQDQIALAINEEVLALEDAGIKVIQVDEPALREGLPLRKEYHEEYLKQALRSFRLATSSVADATQIHTHMCYSQFGEIIHTIHDLDADVISIETSRSHGALIKDFEDITYDLGIGLGVYDIHSPRIPTEEEITVAINRGLKEIDRSLFWVNPDCGLKTRNEDQVKEALSVLVSAVKKLRQEQGQETA